A DNA window from Engystomops pustulosus chromosome 6, aEngPut4.maternal, whole genome shotgun sequence contains the following coding sequences:
- the LOC140064712 gene encoding rho GTPase-activating protein 39-like isoform X2 produces the protein MCSDWVEIIEPRSHERMYVNLATGECGWEPPPGVNVRQSDENQWWELYDQQSGRFYYYNALSHQTVWHRPQQCDIVPLAKLQAVKRASQPSLSSRASQERISHRGSTSSEGVNAPIEILLQDSEYGKDGGKRRADSIDSRKDSGRWQPIPGTKAAMLVKVNSLRHIPASPTCTPLQSCNPKNSLGRAAGYAHVQSASVQAKPGVDPKQSMQVKKTDNGGFCLVLTNGATCHTPQRTPTGTLQPSSPRYGSPPPIYDEPSLDSPIYDEPPAEMDFENMTVRSISPPVSPTNSLQSHSQTPKLLPYPSHPSKHKRNPSATEYSPAGREYIKHMVNVDQSSKQTISPTGSLDAPPKHQPGPLALKDSFKQSWRVLEANVLKNMEAHHNRQNSLPQDYPTVVSQQDSGYSTGPSPSLRKRKGRRQGTAQIRPGSVGSSSELNALNEKLIAEMRTVVCRTPAVRGSKTSLDTDMIENIAPDNNKVRFQMDSLKNCVGRGSRDDLTSSSRSLYRPGPEVRDCKGEVIAQPEVVRQKRTYEKMDFMERKVTSQISLLSTESTRTASQSGTLEGNPTCEGRGQTTFGPGYQFPYTTLKKPLSQTSMADWASKNLNMHTQGIFRRRISISNMLSWNGGSIKKPMLITSNRVIKKEACEMFKLVQIYMGDRQGRTDRNQVALVLVTKCWTVQGLRDELYMQLVRQTTNNMTYRSLSLGWELIAISLGFFSPSPKFQSYLEGYIYRHLEEASDQNIHQRIQEAQELKSKKNSKSRKKRKQNVDEEEGLPISTYAKYCYRKLQKVAVTGGKKGLRKPTLEEIEQARQAILTPSLFGSSLEEIMERQKDVYPDRRLPWVQTQLSQQVLALGGERTEGIFRVPGDIDEVNALKLQVEQWRIPENLSDPTVPASLLKLWYRELEEPLIPQQFYKQCITNYENPDAAVSVVQQLPELNRLVLCYLIHFLQIFSQPSNVGTTKMDVNNLAMVMAPNCLRCQSDDPRIIFENTRKEMSFLRMLIVHLDTGYVRGLL, from the exons CTCGGATTGGGTGGAGATTATTGAGCCACGCTCTCATGAGCGGATGTACGTAAACCTGGCGACTGGAGAATGTGGTTGGGAGCCGCCTCCGGGTGTCAATGTGCGACAGTCTGACGAGAACCAGTGGTGGGAACTGTATGACCAGCAGAGTGGACGTTTTTACTATTATAATGCATTAAGCCATCAAACTGTGTGGCACAGACCCCAGCAATGCGACATTGTGCCCTTGGCCAAATTACAAGCCGTGAAACGCGCCTCACAGCCAAGTCTCAGCTCGCGTGCCAGTCAAGAGCGGATCTCTCATCGGGGCAGCACAAGTAGTGAAGGAGTAAATGCTCCCATTGAGATCCTTTTGCAAGACTCTGAGTATGGAAAAGATGGCGGCAAAAGACGAGCAGACAGCATCGATAGCAGAAAGGATTCTGGGAG GTGGCAACCTATTCCTGGAACCAAGGCGGCCATGCTGGTGAAAGTGAACAGCCTGAGACATATTCCAGCATCTCCCACCTGTACGCCTCTTCAAAGTTGCAATCCAAAGAATTCTTTAGGCAGAGCTGCTGGTTATGCTCATGTCCAGTCCGCCTCTGTGCAAGCAAAACctggagttgatccaaaacaatCGATGCAAGTAAAGAAAACCGACAATGGAGGATTCTGTCTTGTCTTAACTAACGGAGCCACTTGTCATACTCCTCAGAGGACTCCCACAGGAACACTGCAGCCTTCCTCCCCCAGGTATGGCTCCCCACCACCTATATATGATGAGCCCTCTTTAGATTCACCAATTTATGATGAGCCTCCTGCAGAGATGGACTTTGAGAACATGACTGTACGATCCATTTCACCGCCTGTATCACCAACAAATAGTCTCCAGAGCCATTCCCAGACCCCAAAACTTCTGCCCTATCCAAGTCATCCTAGTAAACACAAGAGAAACCCATCTGCTACAGAATACAGCCCAGCAGGCAGGGAATATATTAAGCACATGGTCAACGTTGACCAGTCTTCTAAACAGACTATTTCTCCCACTGGATCTCTCGATGCCCCTCCGAAGCATCAGCCGGGTCCATTGGCCTTAAAAGACAGTTTTAAGCAATCTTGGAGAGTCTTGGAAGCTAATGTCCTTAAGAACATGGAGGCTCACCATAACAGACAGAATAGTCTTCCTCAGGATTACCCCACCGTGGTAAGTCAACAGGACTCTGGTTATTCCACAGGCCCCTCTCCTAGCTTGAGAAAGCGGAAAGGAAGAAGACAAGGAACGGCTCAAATAAGACCTGGCTCAGTGGGCAGCAGCAGTGAACTCAATGCACTAAACGAAAAATTAATTGCGGAGATGAGGACAGTAGTTTGCAGGACACCTGCAGTAAGGGGCAGCAAGACTAGTTTGGACACAGACATGATAGAAAACATTGCTCCGGACAATAACAAGGTGCGGTTTCAGATGGACTCCCTAAAAAACTGTGTGGGGAGAGGGTCAAGAGATGACCTCACATCAAGCAGTAGGTCTCTGTACAGACCTGGACCCGAGGTGAGAGATTGTAAAGGAGAGGTAATTGCCCAACCGGAAGTGGTACGACAGAAACGGACCTACGAGAAGATGGACTTCATGGAGAGAAAAGTCACAAGCCAGATAAGTTTGCTCTCAACAGAATCAACAAGGACGGCATCACAG AGTGGAACCCTGGAGGGAAATCCTACATGTGAAGGGCGAGGGCAGACAACTTTTGGACCTGGGTATCAGTTTCCATATACTACTCTGAAGAAACCACTTTCCCAAACCAGCATGGCGGACTGGGCTTCAAAGAACCTCAACATGCACACACAGGGGATCTTCCGCAGGAGGATCTCCATCTCTAATATGCTCTCCTGGAATGGCGGCTCCATCAAAAAGCCCATGTTAATCACTAGTAATCGGGTCATCAAGAAAGAAGCTTGTGAAATGTTCAAGCTGGTTCAGATCTACATGGGTGACCGCCAGGGCCGCACAGACAGGAACCAAGTGGCTTTAGTTTTGGTGACTAAATGTTGGACGGTGCAAGGTTTGCGGGATGAACTATACATGCAGCTGGTGCGACAGACCACAAACAACATGACTTACAGAAGTCTCTCTTTAGGATGGGAACTTATCGCCATTAGTTTGGGGTTTTTCTCACCATCACCAAAGTTTCAGTCATACTTGGAAGGTTACATCTACAGGCACCTGGAAGAAGCCAGTGATCAAAACA TTCACCAACGGATTCAGGAGGCTCAGGAACTGAAATCTAAGAAGAACTCAAAATCCCGGAAAAAGAGGAAGCAAAatgtggatgaggaggaag GTCTTCCCATCAGCACCTATGCTAAATATTGTTACCGCAAACTGCAAAAAGTTGCAGTCACCGGAGGAAAGAAG GGTTTGAGGAAGCCGACGCTGGAGGAAATAGAACAAGCTCGACAAGCCATCCTCACCCCTTCCCTGTTTGGGAGCTCTCTGGAAGAGATCATGGAAAGGCAGAAAGATGTGTATCCTGATCGCCGGCTGCCCTGGGTGCAGACTCAGCTCTCACAGCAAGTGCTAGCACTGGGCGGTGAACGGACAGAAGGGATATTCAG AGTCCCTGGTGATATTGACGAGGTGAACGCTCTAAAGCTGCAGGTGGAACAGTGGAGAATCCCGGAAAATCTATCTGACCCCACAGTACCTG catcACTCTTGAAGCTTTGGTACAGAGAGCTGGAAGAGCCACTTATCCCACAACAATTCTACAAGCAGTGCATTACTAACTATGAAAACCCTGACGCAGCAGTGTCCGTAGTGCAGCAGCTTCCAGAACTGAACCGACTGGTGCTGTGTTACCTCATCCACTTCCTCCAG ATTTTCTCTCAACCTTCCAACGTGGGTACAACGAAGATGGATGTCAACAATCTCGCCATGGTCATGGCTCCAAATTGTCTTCGTTGTCAGTCGGACGACCCCAGAATTATTTTTGAGAACACCCGGAAGGAGATGTCTTTTCTGCGGATGCTCATTGTCCATCTAGACACCGGATATGTTAGGGGTTTGCTGtga
- the LOC140064712 gene encoding rho GTPase-activating protein 39-like isoform X3 — translation MLILHNVVTELLHATMSSDWVEIIEPRSHERMYVNLATGECGWEPPPGVNVRQSDENQWWELYDQQSGRFYYYNALSHQTVWHRPQQCDIVPLAKLQAVKRASQPSLSSRASQERISHRGSTSSEGVNAPIEILLQDSEYGKDGGKRRADSIDSRKDSGRWQPIPGTKAAMLVKVNSLRHIPASPTCTPLQSCNPKNSLGRAAGYAHVQSASVQAKPGVDPKQSMQVKKTDNGGFCLVLTNGATCHTPQRTPTGTLQPSSPRYGSPPPIYDEPSLDSPIYDEPPAEMDFENMTVRSISPPVSPTNSLQSHSQTPKLLPYPSHPSKHKRNPSATEYSPAGREYIKHMVNVDQSSKQTISPTGSLDAPPKHQPGPLALKDSFKQSWRVLEANVLKNMEAHHNRQNSLPQDYPTVVSQQDSGYSTGPSPSLRKRKGRRQGTAQIRPGSVGSSSELNALNEKLIAEMRTVVCRTPAVRGSKTSLDTDMIENIAPDNNKVRFQMDSLKNCVGRGSRDDLTSSSRSLYRPGPEVRDCKGEVIAQPEVVRQKRTYEKMDFMERKVTSQISLLSTESTRTASQSGTLEGNPTCEGRGQTTFGPGYQFPYTTLKKPLSQTSMADWASKNLNMHTQGIFRRRISISNMLSWNGGSIKKPMLITSNRVIKKEACEMFKLVQIYMGDRQGRTDRNQVALVLVTKCWTVQGLRDELYMQLVRQTTNNMTYRSLSLGWELIAISLGFFSPSPKFQSYLEGYIYRHLEEASDQNSLPISTYAKYCYRKLQKVAVTGGKKGLRKPTLEEIEQARQAILTPSLFGSSLEEIMERQKDVYPDRRLPWVQTQLSQQVLALGGERTEGIFRVPGDIDEVNALKLQVEQWRIPENLSDPTVPASLLKLWYRELEEPLIPQQFYKQCITNYENPDAAVSVVQQLPELNRLVLCYLIHFLQIFSQPSNVGTTKMDVNNLAMVMAPNCLRCQSDDPRIIFENTRKEMSFLRMLIVHLDTGYVRGLL, via the exons CTCGGATTGGGTGGAGATTATTGAGCCACGCTCTCATGAGCGGATGTACGTAAACCTGGCGACTGGAGAATGTGGTTGGGAGCCGCCTCCGGGTGTCAATGTGCGACAGTCTGACGAGAACCAGTGGTGGGAACTGTATGACCAGCAGAGTGGACGTTTTTACTATTATAATGCATTAAGCCATCAAACTGTGTGGCACAGACCCCAGCAATGCGACATTGTGCCCTTGGCCAAATTACAAGCCGTGAAACGCGCCTCACAGCCAAGTCTCAGCTCGCGTGCCAGTCAAGAGCGGATCTCTCATCGGGGCAGCACAAGTAGTGAAGGAGTAAATGCTCCCATTGAGATCCTTTTGCAAGACTCTGAGTATGGAAAAGATGGCGGCAAAAGACGAGCAGACAGCATCGATAGCAGAAAGGATTCTGGGAG GTGGCAACCTATTCCTGGAACCAAGGCGGCCATGCTGGTGAAAGTGAACAGCCTGAGACATATTCCAGCATCTCCCACCTGTACGCCTCTTCAAAGTTGCAATCCAAAGAATTCTTTAGGCAGAGCTGCTGGTTATGCTCATGTCCAGTCCGCCTCTGTGCAAGCAAAACctggagttgatccaaaacaatCGATGCAAGTAAAGAAAACCGACAATGGAGGATTCTGTCTTGTCTTAACTAACGGAGCCACTTGTCATACTCCTCAGAGGACTCCCACAGGAACACTGCAGCCTTCCTCCCCCAGGTATGGCTCCCCACCACCTATATATGATGAGCCCTCTTTAGATTCACCAATTTATGATGAGCCTCCTGCAGAGATGGACTTTGAGAACATGACTGTACGATCCATTTCACCGCCTGTATCACCAACAAATAGTCTCCAGAGCCATTCCCAGACCCCAAAACTTCTGCCCTATCCAAGTCATCCTAGTAAACACAAGAGAAACCCATCTGCTACAGAATACAGCCCAGCAGGCAGGGAATATATTAAGCACATGGTCAACGTTGACCAGTCTTCTAAACAGACTATTTCTCCCACTGGATCTCTCGATGCCCCTCCGAAGCATCAGCCGGGTCCATTGGCCTTAAAAGACAGTTTTAAGCAATCTTGGAGAGTCTTGGAAGCTAATGTCCTTAAGAACATGGAGGCTCACCATAACAGACAGAATAGTCTTCCTCAGGATTACCCCACCGTGGTAAGTCAACAGGACTCTGGTTATTCCACAGGCCCCTCTCCTAGCTTGAGAAAGCGGAAAGGAAGAAGACAAGGAACGGCTCAAATAAGACCTGGCTCAGTGGGCAGCAGCAGTGAACTCAATGCACTAAACGAAAAATTAATTGCGGAGATGAGGACAGTAGTTTGCAGGACACCTGCAGTAAGGGGCAGCAAGACTAGTTTGGACACAGACATGATAGAAAACATTGCTCCGGACAATAACAAGGTGCGGTTTCAGATGGACTCCCTAAAAAACTGTGTGGGGAGAGGGTCAAGAGATGACCTCACATCAAGCAGTAGGTCTCTGTACAGACCTGGACCCGAGGTGAGAGATTGTAAAGGAGAGGTAATTGCCCAACCGGAAGTGGTACGACAGAAACGGACCTACGAGAAGATGGACTTCATGGAGAGAAAAGTCACAAGCCAGATAAGTTTGCTCTCAACAGAATCAACAAGGACGGCATCACAG AGTGGAACCCTGGAGGGAAATCCTACATGTGAAGGGCGAGGGCAGACAACTTTTGGACCTGGGTATCAGTTTCCATATACTACTCTGAAGAAACCACTTTCCCAAACCAGCATGGCGGACTGGGCTTCAAAGAACCTCAACATGCACACACAGGGGATCTTCCGCAGGAGGATCTCCATCTCTAATATGCTCTCCTGGAATGGCGGCTCCATCAAAAAGCCCATGTTAATCACTAGTAATCGGGTCATCAAGAAAGAAGCTTGTGAAATGTTCAAGCTGGTTCAGATCTACATGGGTGACCGCCAGGGCCGCACAGACAGGAACCAAGTGGCTTTAGTTTTGGTGACTAAATGTTGGACGGTGCAAGGTTTGCGGGATGAACTATACATGCAGCTGGTGCGACAGACCACAAACAACATGACTTACAGAAGTCTCTCTTTAGGATGGGAACTTATCGCCATTAGTTTGGGGTTTTTCTCACCATCACCAAAGTTTCAGTCATACTTGGAAGGTTACATCTACAGGCACCTGGAAGAAGCCAGTGATCAAAACA GTCTTCCCATCAGCACCTATGCTAAATATTGTTACCGCAAACTGCAAAAAGTTGCAGTCACCGGAGGAAAGAAG GGTTTGAGGAAGCCGACGCTGGAGGAAATAGAACAAGCTCGACAAGCCATCCTCACCCCTTCCCTGTTTGGGAGCTCTCTGGAAGAGATCATGGAAAGGCAGAAAGATGTGTATCCTGATCGCCGGCTGCCCTGGGTGCAGACTCAGCTCTCACAGCAAGTGCTAGCACTGGGCGGTGAACGGACAGAAGGGATATTCAG AGTCCCTGGTGATATTGACGAGGTGAACGCTCTAAAGCTGCAGGTGGAACAGTGGAGAATCCCGGAAAATCTATCTGACCCCACAGTACCTG catcACTCTTGAAGCTTTGGTACAGAGAGCTGGAAGAGCCACTTATCCCACAACAATTCTACAAGCAGTGCATTACTAACTATGAAAACCCTGACGCAGCAGTGTCCGTAGTGCAGCAGCTTCCAGAACTGAACCGACTGGTGCTGTGTTACCTCATCCACTTCCTCCAG ATTTTCTCTCAACCTTCCAACGTGGGTACAACGAAGATGGATGTCAACAATCTCGCCATGGTCATGGCTCCAAATTGTCTTCGTTGTCAGTCGGACGACCCCAGAATTATTTTTGAGAACACCCGGAAGGAGATGTCTTTTCTGCGGATGCTCATTGTCCATCTAGACACCGGATATGTTAGGGGTTTGCTGtga
- the LOC140064712 gene encoding rho GTPase-activating protein 39-like isoform X1 has translation MADSSDWVEIIEPRSHERMYVNLATGECGWEPPPGVNVRQSDENQWWELYDQQSGRFYYYNALSHQTVWHRPQQCDIVPLAKLQAVKRASQPSLSSRASQERISHRGSTSSEGVNAPIEILLQDSEYGKDGGKRRADSIDSRKDSGRWQPIPGTKAAMLVKVNSLRHIPASPTCTPLQSCNPKNSLGRAAGYAHVQSASVQAKPGVDPKQSMQVKKTDNGGFCLVLTNGATCHTPQRTPTGTLQPSSPRYGSPPPIYDEPSLDSPIYDEPPAEMDFENMTVRSISPPVSPTNSLQSHSQTPKLLPYPSHPSKHKRNPSATEYSPAGREYIKHMVNVDQSSKQTISPTGSLDAPPKHQPGPLALKDSFKQSWRVLEANVLKNMEAHHNRQNSLPQDYPTVVSQQDSGYSTGPSPSLRKRKGRRQGTAQIRPGSVGSSSELNALNEKLIAEMRTVVCRTPAVRGSKTSLDTDMIENIAPDNNKVRFQMDSLKNCVGRGSRDDLTSSSRSLYRPGPEVRDCKGEVIAQPEVVRQKRTYEKMDFMERKVTSQISLLSTESTRTASQSGTLEGNPTCEGRGQTTFGPGYQFPYTTLKKPLSQTSMADWASKNLNMHTQGIFRRRISISNMLSWNGGSIKKPMLITSNRVIKKEACEMFKLVQIYMGDRQGRTDRNQVALVLVTKCWTVQGLRDELYMQLVRQTTNNMTYRSLSLGWELIAISLGFFSPSPKFQSYLEGYIYRHLEEASDQNIHQRIQEAQELKSKKNSKSRKKRKQNVDEEEGLPISTYAKYCYRKLQKVAVTGGKKGLRKPTLEEIEQARQAILTPSLFGSSLEEIMERQKDVYPDRRLPWVQTQLSQQVLALGGERTEGIFRVPGDIDEVNALKLQVEQWRIPENLSDPTVPASLLKLWYRELEEPLIPQQFYKQCITNYENPDAAVSVVQQLPELNRLVLCYLIHFLQIFSQPSNVGTTKMDVNNLAMVMAPNCLRCQSDDPRIIFENTRKEMSFLRMLIVHLDTGYVRGLL, from the exons CTCGGATTGGGTGGAGATTATTGAGCCACGCTCTCATGAGCGGATGTACGTAAACCTGGCGACTGGAGAATGTGGTTGGGAGCCGCCTCCGGGTGTCAATGTGCGACAGTCTGACGAGAACCAGTGGTGGGAACTGTATGACCAGCAGAGTGGACGTTTTTACTATTATAATGCATTAAGCCATCAAACTGTGTGGCACAGACCCCAGCAATGCGACATTGTGCCCTTGGCCAAATTACAAGCCGTGAAACGCGCCTCACAGCCAAGTCTCAGCTCGCGTGCCAGTCAAGAGCGGATCTCTCATCGGGGCAGCACAAGTAGTGAAGGAGTAAATGCTCCCATTGAGATCCTTTTGCAAGACTCTGAGTATGGAAAAGATGGCGGCAAAAGACGAGCAGACAGCATCGATAGCAGAAAGGATTCTGGGAG GTGGCAACCTATTCCTGGAACCAAGGCGGCCATGCTGGTGAAAGTGAACAGCCTGAGACATATTCCAGCATCTCCCACCTGTACGCCTCTTCAAAGTTGCAATCCAAAGAATTCTTTAGGCAGAGCTGCTGGTTATGCTCATGTCCAGTCCGCCTCTGTGCAAGCAAAACctggagttgatccaaaacaatCGATGCAAGTAAAGAAAACCGACAATGGAGGATTCTGTCTTGTCTTAACTAACGGAGCCACTTGTCATACTCCTCAGAGGACTCCCACAGGAACACTGCAGCCTTCCTCCCCCAGGTATGGCTCCCCACCACCTATATATGATGAGCCCTCTTTAGATTCACCAATTTATGATGAGCCTCCTGCAGAGATGGACTTTGAGAACATGACTGTACGATCCATTTCACCGCCTGTATCACCAACAAATAGTCTCCAGAGCCATTCCCAGACCCCAAAACTTCTGCCCTATCCAAGTCATCCTAGTAAACACAAGAGAAACCCATCTGCTACAGAATACAGCCCAGCAGGCAGGGAATATATTAAGCACATGGTCAACGTTGACCAGTCTTCTAAACAGACTATTTCTCCCACTGGATCTCTCGATGCCCCTCCGAAGCATCAGCCGGGTCCATTGGCCTTAAAAGACAGTTTTAAGCAATCTTGGAGAGTCTTGGAAGCTAATGTCCTTAAGAACATGGAGGCTCACCATAACAGACAGAATAGTCTTCCTCAGGATTACCCCACCGTGGTAAGTCAACAGGACTCTGGTTATTCCACAGGCCCCTCTCCTAGCTTGAGAAAGCGGAAAGGAAGAAGACAAGGAACGGCTCAAATAAGACCTGGCTCAGTGGGCAGCAGCAGTGAACTCAATGCACTAAACGAAAAATTAATTGCGGAGATGAGGACAGTAGTTTGCAGGACACCTGCAGTAAGGGGCAGCAAGACTAGTTTGGACACAGACATGATAGAAAACATTGCTCCGGACAATAACAAGGTGCGGTTTCAGATGGACTCCCTAAAAAACTGTGTGGGGAGAGGGTCAAGAGATGACCTCACATCAAGCAGTAGGTCTCTGTACAGACCTGGACCCGAGGTGAGAGATTGTAAAGGAGAGGTAATTGCCCAACCGGAAGTGGTACGACAGAAACGGACCTACGAGAAGATGGACTTCATGGAGAGAAAAGTCACAAGCCAGATAAGTTTGCTCTCAACAGAATCAACAAGGACGGCATCACAG AGTGGAACCCTGGAGGGAAATCCTACATGTGAAGGGCGAGGGCAGACAACTTTTGGACCTGGGTATCAGTTTCCATATACTACTCTGAAGAAACCACTTTCCCAAACCAGCATGGCGGACTGGGCTTCAAAGAACCTCAACATGCACACACAGGGGATCTTCCGCAGGAGGATCTCCATCTCTAATATGCTCTCCTGGAATGGCGGCTCCATCAAAAAGCCCATGTTAATCACTAGTAATCGGGTCATCAAGAAAGAAGCTTGTGAAATGTTCAAGCTGGTTCAGATCTACATGGGTGACCGCCAGGGCCGCACAGACAGGAACCAAGTGGCTTTAGTTTTGGTGACTAAATGTTGGACGGTGCAAGGTTTGCGGGATGAACTATACATGCAGCTGGTGCGACAGACCACAAACAACATGACTTACAGAAGTCTCTCTTTAGGATGGGAACTTATCGCCATTAGTTTGGGGTTTTTCTCACCATCACCAAAGTTTCAGTCATACTTGGAAGGTTACATCTACAGGCACCTGGAAGAAGCCAGTGATCAAAACA TTCACCAACGGATTCAGGAGGCTCAGGAACTGAAATCTAAGAAGAACTCAAAATCCCGGAAAAAGAGGAAGCAAAatgtggatgaggaggaag GTCTTCCCATCAGCACCTATGCTAAATATTGTTACCGCAAACTGCAAAAAGTTGCAGTCACCGGAGGAAAGAAG GGTTTGAGGAAGCCGACGCTGGAGGAAATAGAACAAGCTCGACAAGCCATCCTCACCCCTTCCCTGTTTGGGAGCTCTCTGGAAGAGATCATGGAAAGGCAGAAAGATGTGTATCCTGATCGCCGGCTGCCCTGGGTGCAGACTCAGCTCTCACAGCAAGTGCTAGCACTGGGCGGTGAACGGACAGAAGGGATATTCAG AGTCCCTGGTGATATTGACGAGGTGAACGCTCTAAAGCTGCAGGTGGAACAGTGGAGAATCCCGGAAAATCTATCTGACCCCACAGTACCTG catcACTCTTGAAGCTTTGGTACAGAGAGCTGGAAGAGCCACTTATCCCACAACAATTCTACAAGCAGTGCATTACTAACTATGAAAACCCTGACGCAGCAGTGTCCGTAGTGCAGCAGCTTCCAGAACTGAACCGACTGGTGCTGTGTTACCTCATCCACTTCCTCCAG ATTTTCTCTCAACCTTCCAACGTGGGTACAACGAAGATGGATGTCAACAATCTCGCCATGGTCATGGCTCCAAATTGTCTTCGTTGTCAGTCGGACGACCCCAGAATTATTTTTGAGAACACCCGGAAGGAGATGTCTTTTCTGCGGATGCTCATTGTCCATCTAGACACCGGATATGTTAGGGGTTTGCTGtga